Below is a genomic region from Sporolituus thermophilus DSM 23256.
AAAAATATTAACAAACTTATTCTGACTGCTTCAGGCGGCCCCTTTCGCGGTTGGACGCGGGAGAGGATGAGTAAAGTGACGGTCAAGGAATGTCTTGCCCATCCTAATTGGTCGATGGGAAAAAAAATTACCGTTGATTCGGCGACCTTAATTAACAAAGGACTGGAAGTGATTGAAGCCCGGTGGTTATATGACGTTCCTTACGAGCAGATTGAAGTAGTCATTCACCCGCAAAGTATTGTTCACTCGATGGTTGAATTCGTTGACGGCAGTATCATGGCACAAATGGGGCGCCCGGACATGCGGCTGCCAATTCAGTACGCTCTCGCATATCCTGACCGTTTGCATAATTCTTTTCCGCGCCTTGATTTTTATAATCTTGGGTCTCTGACTTTTGAAGCACCTGATTTAGCAGCTTTCCCTGGCCTAAAGATCGCATATGATGCCGGTCGTGCCGGCGGTACGGTGCCGTGCGTCATGAATGCGGCGAATGAAGTTGCCGTAAATGCCTTTCTGCACGGTCAAATTACCTTTCTCGACATAACTTCCGTAATTCAAGAAGTACTTAATAATCATGAAAAGATAGATGCACCTGGGCTGTCAGACCTTTGCGCCGCCGACCGGTGGGCCCGCGAGGAAGCGCGGAACATAATCGCTACTTTTAAGTAAAAAGGGGCAGGTGAGTATTATTTGTCCACTACCGTAATCGCCACCGTCTTTGTTTTCGGTCTGCTGATTTTCTTTCATGAACTGGGGCATTTCCTTACTGCCAAAATGGTAGGCATGCGCGTCCACGAATTTGCTATCGGTTTTGGACCTAAACTATGGAGTCGTAAAAAAGGAGAAACGGTTTACTCGATTCGGGTTATTCCGTTAGGCGGATTTAACAAAATAGCCGGGATGGATCCCGACGAAGAACAGGATGAGCGTTCTTTTCATGCTAAGCCGATTTGGGCTCGGATGCTGGTAATTGTTGCCGGTTCGGTCATGAATTTCGTCCTGCCGGTTCTCCTGTTTATGTTTGTGTTTATTTTTGCCGGTATTGATACTCCTTCCGACGAAGCCATCATTGGCAGTGTCTTTCCGGATCGACCGGCGGCCCAGTCCGGGCTGGCACCGGGCGACCGCATTCTGGCGGTAAATAATCAGGAAGTTTCTTCATGGCGACAATTTGTCAGCCTAGTACAGCCTAACGCTGGCAAAGAGTTGATCATCAAGTTTGAAAGAAATGGACAAAGCCATCATACCAGAGTGGTACCAGAATATGATGCTAAAGCGAACCGTGGGATCATTGGCGTTGTTCCGCAAATTCGGAACTATCGGCCGGGAGTGGCTGAATCTTTAGGCTTGGCCGTAAAGCAAACGTATATGGTAGCAAGCAATATGTTGGCTGGTATTGGGCAGATGATTACCGGTAAAGCTCCTGCTGACGTTGCCGGTCCGATCGGTGTTGCCCAAATGGCTGGGCAGGTGGCACAACTTGGTGTTACACCGCTACTTCAATTCG
It encodes:
- a CDS encoding 1-deoxy-D-xylulose-5-phosphate reductoisomerase; translation: MKNIAILGSTGSIGTQALEVIAGRPDEFQLVALAAHKNDELLARQIERFNPDLAVLVDKEAARRLQQRNVGKTRILAGEEGLLAAATYDPVHTVVTSMVGFAGLKPTLAAIAAGKTIALANKETLVAAGELVMTEARRRGVTILPVDSEHSAIFQCLQGEHKKNINKLILTASGGPFRGWTRERMSKVTVKECLAHPNWSMGKKITVDSATLINKGLEVIEARWLYDVPYEQIEVVIHPQSIVHSMVEFVDGSIMAQMGRPDMRLPIQYALAYPDRLHNSFPRLDFYNLGSLTFEAPDLAAFPGLKIAYDAGRAGGTVPCVMNAANEVAVNAFLHGQITFLDITSVIQEVLNNHEKIDAPGLSDLCAADRWAREEARNIIATFK
- the rseP gene encoding RIP metalloprotease RseP — encoded protein: MSTTVIATVFVFGLLIFFHELGHFLTAKMVGMRVHEFAIGFGPKLWSRKKGETVYSIRVIPLGGFNKIAGMDPDEEQDERSFHAKPIWARMLVIVAGSVMNFVLPVLLFMFVFIFAGIDTPSDEAIIGSVFPDRPAAQSGLAPGDRILAVNNQEVSSWRQFVSLVQPNAGKELIIKFERNGQSHHTRVVPEYDAKANRGIIGVVPQIRNYRPGVAESLGLAVKQTYMVASNMLAGIGQMITGKAPADVAGPIGVAQMAGQVAQLGVTPLLQFAAFLSINLGLINLFPVPVLDGGHVVTLAVEAIRGKPLNRNSLQFIQMIGFTLLMLLLIVATFKDISRLRLF